The following coding sequences lie in one Colius striatus isolate bColStr4 chromosome 14, bColStr4.1.hap1, whole genome shotgun sequence genomic window:
- the ARL2BP gene encoding ADP-ribosylation factor-like protein 2-binding protein, whose amino-acid sequence MMEAPDEENLGVAISSSSNAQFDAVVGYLEDIIMDDDFQLLQRTFMEKHYQEFDDSEENKLIYTSIFNEYISLVEKYIEEKLLDRIPGFSMTAFTISLQQHKDEMAGDIFDMLLTFTDFLAFKEMFLDYRAEKEGRGLDLSNVLVVTSLNNSSVSSS is encoded by the exons ATGATGGAGGCTCCTGATGAAGAAAACCTTGGTGTAGCCAT CTCCTCCTCTTCCAATGCACAGTTTGATGCAGTTGTTGGCTATCTGGAGGATATCATAATGG ATGATGATTTCCAGTTACTACAGAGGACTTTTATGGAGAAGCACTACCAGGAGTTTGAtgattcagaagaaaacaagctcATCTATACCagcatttttaatgaatat atctctTTAGTAGAGAAATACATTGAAGAGAAGCTGCTGGATCGGATCCCTGGTTTCAGTATGACTGCTTTCACCATATCCCTGCA GCAGCACAAAGATGAGATGGCAGGTGACATATTTGACATGCTTCTCACATTTACTGACTTCCTGGCATTCAAAGAAATGTTCTTGGATTACAGAGCT GAGAAAGAAGGTCGAGGTCTGGATTTAAGCAACGTGTTAGTGGTGACTTCATTAAACAACTCATCGGTATCCTCCTCCTAG
- the PLLP gene encoding plasmolipin has translation MAGLPRSSSPGSAAAALPVPDGAFLRSPLGLLMVAQSVLGLLVWALIADTTYYLHAAYGWVMFVSIFFWILTVLFFMVYLLQLQLKFYVIPWSLVLMIFNAAATVLYVSGFVVCAAAVQPTSWRQWDYNRRAAAAFFACLVMVSYGLSTFFSFRAWKGLGSNAATSQVSDHA, from the exons ATGGCGGGGCTGccccgcagcagctccccgggctccgccgccgccgctctgCCCGTCCCGGACGGCGCCTTCCTCCGCTCGCCGCTCGGGCTGCTGATGGTCGCCCAGTCC GTGCTGGGCTTACTGGTGTGGGCTCTCATCGCTGACACCACGTACTACCTCCATGCAGCATATGGCTGGGTGATGTTTGTGTCCATCTTCTTCTGGATATTAACAGTCCTTTTCTTCATGGTGTATCTCCTGCAGCTTCAGCTGAAGTTTTATGTCATCCCCTGGTCCCTTGTG CTGATGATCTTCAACGCTGCAGCCACCGTCCTGTACGTCAGCGGCTTCGTGGTGTGTGCGGCCGCCGTGCAGCCCACGTCCTGGCGCCAGTGGGACTACAAccgcagggctgctgctgcc TTCTTTGCCTGCCTGGTGATGGTCAGCTACGGGCTCAGCACCTTCTTCAGCTTCCGTGCCTggaaggggctgggcagcaACGCGGCCACCAGCCAAGTGAGTGACCACGCATAG